One Longimicrobiales bacterium genomic window carries:
- a CDS encoding glycine betaine ABC transporter substrate-binding protein, producing the protein MIGTVMLCALLQAAPADDTRPIAVASKPFAESYLLAEMFAQLLEARGYRVDRRPGLGATEIAFGALRRGAIDVYPEYTGTGLLAILNEQPEHDAHAVYRRVAAEFPLRFDVHWLPPLGFENTYAIAVRQETAEEYGLRTLTDLSRAAPGLTAGLTPDFIGRPDGLPGLQREYALRFAQVRSLLQAVKYTALVNGNVDVIDGYSTDGLIARHRLVVLADDRGFFPAYEAAALVSGRFYREFPHAVAALTELSGRIDQVFMQRLNERVESGGEEVPDVASAALRELGLLDPATREQGAVPAGRTSLLRYFIDQRGLLASLTLRHLLLVLVSLGAAIAVALPIGLALERAGGAAEPVIRAFGVLQTIPGIALIAFMIPLLGIGVVPALVALFLYSLYPILRNTYSGVRDAAPDAVSAAHALGMTPGQVLYLVRLPLASPIIMAGIRTAAVIGVGTATLAAFIGAGGLGDPIVSGLALADTRMILLGAIPAAALALLVDTALGAIERVITARYSPQ; encoded by the coding sequence ATGATCGGGACGGTCATGCTGTGTGCACTGCTCCAGGCCGCGCCGGCGGACGACACGCGTCCGATCGCCGTCGCATCCAAGCCGTTCGCCGAATCGTATCTGCTGGCAGAGATGTTCGCGCAGCTGCTCGAGGCGCGTGGGTACCGTGTGGACCGGCGACCGGGCCTCGGTGCGACGGAGATCGCGTTCGGTGCGCTGCGTCGTGGCGCGATCGATGTGTATCCCGAATACACGGGAACCGGTCTGCTCGCCATCCTGAACGAGCAGCCGGAGCACGATGCACACGCCGTGTATCGTCGGGTGGCTGCGGAATTCCCACTGCGTTTCGATGTTCACTGGCTCCCACCGCTCGGGTTCGAGAACACCTACGCCATCGCGGTGCGGCAGGAGACGGCGGAGGAGTATGGACTGCGCACGCTCACGGACCTGAGTCGCGCGGCGCCCGGTCTCACGGCGGGCCTGACGCCGGACTTCATCGGCCGCCCGGACGGACTGCCGGGGCTCCAGCGGGAATATGCGCTGAGATTCGCGCAGGTCCGGTCGCTGCTCCAGGCGGTGAAGTACACTGCGCTGGTGAACGGCAACGTCGATGTGATCGATGGATACTCGACGGATGGTCTGATCGCGCGGCATCGACTCGTCGTGCTGGCTGACGATCGCGGCTTCTTCCCCGCCTACGAGGCTGCCGCGCTCGTGAGCGGCCGGTTCTATCGTGAGTTCCCGCACGCCGTCGCCGCGCTGACGGAGCTGTCGGGCCGCATCGACCAGGTATTCATGCAGCGGCTCAACGAGCGCGTCGAGTCGGGCGGTGAGGAGGTCCCGGACGTGGCTTCGGCCGCGTTGCGCGAGCTCGGCCTGCTCGATCCAGCCACGCGCGAACAAGGCGCGGTACCGGCGGGCAGAACGTCGCTGCTCCGCTATTTCATTGATCAGCGCGGGCTCCTGGCATCGCTGACGCTGCGTCATCTGCTGCTCGTGCTCGTTTCACTCGGTGCGGCGATCGCGGTGGCGCTTCCGATCGGCCTCGCGCTGGAGCGTGCGGGTGGAGCCGCGGAACCGGTCATCCGCGCGTTCGGCGTGCTCCAGACGATCCCGGGCATCGCGTTGATCGCGTTCATGATTCCGTTGCTGGGGATCGGCGTGGTGCCGGCCCTGGTGGCCCTGTTCCTGTATTCGCTCTACCCGATACTTCGGAACACGTACAGCGGAGTTCGCGATGCGGCGCCGGACGCGGTATCGGCGGCGCACGCGCTCGGCATGACACCGGGACAGGTGCTGTACCTGGTGCGACTGCCGCTCGCCAGCCCGATCATCATGGCCGGGATTCGCACCGCGGCCGTCATCGGCGTCGGCACCGCCACCCTGGCTGCGTTCATCGGAGCGGGCGGTCTGGGTGATCCGATCGTCTCCGGACTGGCGCTGGCGGACACGCGGATGATTCTGCTCGGAGCGATCCCCG